Proteins encoded by one window of Mycolicibacterium sp. ND9-15:
- a CDS encoding WhiB family transcriptional regulator produces the protein MPQPQQLPGPNADIWDWQMAGLCRGVDSSVFFHPDGERGRARAQREMRAKEMCRQCPVIAQCRAHALAVGEPYGIWGGLSETERELLLKRGIRRAS, from the coding sequence ATGCCACAGCCGCAACAGCTGCCCGGTCCCAACGCCGACATCTGGGACTGGCAGATGGCCGGGCTTTGCCGAGGCGTCGATTCCTCCGTGTTCTTCCACCCTGACGGCGAACGCGGCCGTGCTCGTGCTCAGCGCGAGATGCGCGCCAAGGAAATGTGCCGGCAGTGCCCGGTGATCGCCCAGTGCCGCGCACACGCGCTTGCCGTCGGTGAGCCCTACGGCATCTGGGGTGGGCTGTCCGAGACCGAGCGCGAACTGTTGCTGAAGCGAGGCATCCGCAGGGCTTCCTAG